A stretch of the Vulcanisaeta souniana JCM 11219 genome encodes the following:
- a CDS encoding DUF763 domain-containing protein: protein MGVSGIADLPLHGGHVPPWLYSRMVKLSGLIAELLVDKHGIKDTIRLFSNPLFFQAFNNIIGMDWDSSGSTTITTAALKEALSKKDVGIRVVGGKGVYALNAPAEINELSRTWDVDVDSLKFVSRLSAKIDNTALQDGYRLYHHAMLVGSDGTWTVIQQGLNEKIRYARRYHIWMENDLVNEPHTGIVGVKGNHALNMVSRASGDARNAVLDIVHQDPNKVVRDWAVIKAMMKGNTTILTYLGREPPKYYNPYLSGSFRPYLASLNEDALRQARNVNDFKDLLLIRGLGPSTMLALALIAELIYRDPVDWEDPANIDPRRYAFALGGKDGSPYPVNKEVYDTVIDIVQAIVDRARRDSGLTIYLRHLAKVARQLNLPTDLVRPTPP, encoded by the coding sequence GTGGGTGTTTCCGGGATAGCTGATTTACCGCTTCATGGCGGGCACGTACCACCATGGCTCTACAGTAGGATGGTTAAACTCAGCGGACTAATTGCCGAACTACTTGTTGACAAGCACGGGATTAAGGACACCATTAGGTTATTCTCAAACCCATTATTCTTCCAGGCATTTAATAACATAATAGGCATGGATTGGGACTCCTCCGGTAGTACCACGATAACCACTGCTGCACTAAAGGAGGCTCTTTCAAAGAAGGACGTCGGCATCAGGGTTGTTGGCGGTAAAGGAGTTTATGCCCTTAATGCACCTGCGGAGATTAATGAACTAAGCAGGACTTGGGATGTGGATGTAGACTCGCTTAAGTTTGTGTCAAGGCTCTCGGCCAAGATAGATAACACGGCATTGCAGGATGGGTATAGGCTTTACCACCATGCGATGCTGGTTGGTTCTGACGGTACGTGGACGGTGATCCAGCAGGGACTCAATGAGAAAATAAGGTATGCCAGGAGGTACCACATTTGGATGGAGAATGACCTAGTTAACGAACCACACACTGGCATTGTAGGTGTCAAGGGCAACCACGCTCTTAATATGGTCAGTAGGGCCAGTGGTGATGCCAGGAATGCCGTGCTCGACATCGTGCATCAAGACCCCAATAAGGTGGTTAGGGATTGGGCAGTGATCAAGGCAATGATGAAGGGAAACACCACAATACTAACGTACCTAGGTAGAGAACCACCTAAGTACTACAATCCATACCTCAGTGGTTCCTTTAGGCCATACCTAGCCTCATTAAATGAGGACGCCCTTAGACAAGCCAGGAATGTCAACGACTTTAAGGACCTACTACTAATCAGGGGCCTTGGCCCAAGTACCATGCTAGCACTTGCATTAATAGCCGAATTGATCTACAGGGATCCCGTTGATTGGGAGGACCCAGCCAACATAGACCCAAGGAGGTATGCCTTCGCGTTGGGCGGTAAGGATGGATCCCCATACCCAGTGAATAAGGAGGTATACGACACAGTAATTGACATAGTACAGGCGATAGTGGATAGGGCTAGGCGGGATAGTGGGTTAACGATTTACCTAAGGCACCTTGCGAAGGTGGCTAGACAATTAAACCTGCCCACGGACCTCGTGAGACCAACACCACCATGA
- a CDS encoding nucleotidyltransferase: protein MRETLELIKKALVKVGTELSKRGIDFMLIGSAVLPLLYGVNWNVHDIDIFIINKSTVTEPELFEEIAKDNDWDVGMDMNGMMYYEVLVDAQVVRVDLMENLLDIYIPEAMISKSLRIKVNGLEIRSIRLEDLLVLKAREASEEGDEFLSRIAEMLADPESKLNIDRKYLREAINYYPDDKDAIERRLEKSGIYLE from the coding sequence TTGAGGGAAACCTTGGAATTAATAAAAAAAGCCTTAGTAAAGGTCGGCACGGAATTGAGCAAGAGAGGCATTGACTTCATGCTCATTGGAAGCGCGGTGCTACCCCTGCTCTACGGCGTTAATTGGAATGTCCATGACATAGACATATTCATAATAAACAAGTCAACTGTGACAGAGCCGGAGCTCTTTGAAGAAATAGCAAAGGATAATGATTGGGATGTGGGCATGGACATGAACGGCATGATGTACTACGAAGTACTAGTAGACGCGCAGGTGGTAAGGGTGGACCTAATGGAGAACCTGCTAGACATATACATACCTGAGGCCATGATAAGTAAATCTCTGAGGATCAAAGTAAATGGACTAGAAATAAGAAGCATAAGACTGGAGGACTTACTTGTGCTCAAGGCAAGGGAGGCCAGTGAGGAAGGCGATGAATTTCTATCAAGGATTGCAGAAATGCTGGCGGATCCAGAGAGCAAACTAAACATAGATAGGAAGTACCTAAGGGAAGCCATTAATTATTACCCAGATGACAAGGATGCCATAGAAAGAAGGCTCGAGAAATCCGGAATTTACCTTGAATAA
- a CDS encoding acyl-CoA dehydrogenase family protein — MDFGFTREESLFRDSVKEFGERFIKPHWMELDDGKYSLLELIPRLAEHGLIGLTLSSKYGGSEGSFLMAAIAAEELAYADPSLAIPVYFLLEIAWPFIVQRYAKDSVKEEVLPRLTKGEAWIGIASTEPQGGSDVGNERTEARLVNGRWLLTGEKNMATGISIALRLPYGGGFVTITRTGPVEARHRAITTMLFMVKRNGVVNTGFETGDYEEWGRRGIPTGYLRLNGAPVDPDFVIGEVNNGFKIAMEGFDVARTLIGAAALGTARWMLEQGREWIKNRVVFGKPISSYQSTSFKYAELSTRLEAARLMVYRAAWLADRFYRGESVSILDIANAGAMAKMLAVELAVDVGLEVMKWFGGVSYFKETPVTRAFLGALSYYVGAEGAQSILRLIVARNLIGREVE, encoded by the coding sequence ATGGATTTCGGTTTCACTAGGGAGGAGTCGCTGTTCAGGGATTCGGTTAAGGAGTTCGGTGAACGATTCATAAAGCCCCACTGGATGGAGCTTGATGATGGCAAGTACTCACTCCTCGAATTAATACCAAGACTCGCGGAGCATGGCTTAATCGGCTTAACCCTAAGCTCCAAGTACGGCGGCTCAGAGGGCTCCTTTCTAATGGCTGCAATAGCTGCTGAGGAACTGGCCTACGCGGATCCAAGCCTGGCGATACCCGTGTACTTCCTCCTTGAAATAGCTTGGCCCTTTATTGTGCAGCGATACGCCAAGGATAGTGTTAAGGAGGAAGTCCTGCCGAGACTAACCAAGGGTGAGGCCTGGATTGGAATAGCATCCACAGAGCCTCAGGGCGGCAGCGATGTGGGTAATGAGAGGACGGAGGCGAGACTAGTTAATGGTAGGTGGTTACTCACTGGGGAGAAGAACATGGCCACCGGAATATCGATAGCCCTGAGGCTTCCCTATGGTGGTGGCTTCGTGACTATAACCAGAACAGGACCTGTGGAGGCTAGGCACAGGGCCATAACTACAATGCTTTTCATGGTTAAGAGGAATGGCGTTGTTAACACGGGTTTTGAGACCGGGGATTACGAGGAGTGGGGCAGGAGGGGAATACCAACTGGTTACTTGAGGCTTAATGGTGCTCCGGTGGATCCTGATTTCGTAATTGGTGAGGTGAATAACGGGTTCAAGATTGCCATGGAGGGCTTCGATGTTGCTAGGACGCTCATTGGCGCAGCGGCCCTTGGGACTGCACGTTGGATGCTTGAGCAAGGCAGGGAATGGATTAAGAATAGGGTCGTCTTCGGCAAGCCTATCTCCTCCTATCAATCAACAAGCTTTAAGTACGCGGAGCTCAGTACTAGGCTTGAGGCTGCGAGGCTCATGGTTTACAGGGCTGCCTGGCTCGCTGACAGGTTCTATAGGGGTGAGTCTGTGTCTATACTTGATATTGCTAATGCGGGCGCCATGGCCAAGATGCTAGCCGTGGAATTGGCTGTGGATGTGGGACTTGAGGTAATGAAGTGGTTTGGCGGCGTGAGTTACTTCAAGGAGACGCCTGTTACCAGGGCGTTCCTGGGTGCCCTGAGCTACTACGTCGGTGCCGAGGGTGCGCAGAGCATACTGAGACTAATAGTGGCAAGGAACCTAATAGGGCGGGAGGTTGAGTAG
- a CDS encoding 50S ribosomal protein L6, protein MARQPYVFEEVEVPEGVKVDVSGSRVVVKGPLGTLERDFGNIPVIIRSADGSVIVESYFAGRSEKAVVGTVAGHIRNMILGVTKGWRYKLKIVFSHFPMNAKVQGNQLIIENFMGRRSKITLNIPKGIKVSTTKDDIVVEGIDKETVSQFAAAVELATTLRGEERISPHGREGGPGVLDGIYVYAVEHIK, encoded by the coding sequence ATGGCTAGGCAGCCATATGTTTTTGAGGAGGTGGAGGTTCCGGAGGGTGTTAAGGTTGATGTTAGTGGCAGTAGGGTTGTTGTTAAGGGTCCATTGGGCACCTTGGAAAGAGACTTCGGTAACATACCGGTTATTATAAGGTCTGCCGATGGTTCAGTTATTGTTGAGTCCTACTTCGCTGGTAGGAGTGAGAAGGCTGTTGTTGGTACTGTGGCTGGTCACATTAGGAACATGATTCTTGGTGTTACAAAGGGTTGGAGGTATAAGCTTAAGATCGTGTTTTCCCACTTTCCAATGAATGCCAAGGTTCAGGGTAATCAATTGATCATCGAGAATTTCATGGGTAGGAGGTCGAAGATAACCCTTAACATACCCAAGGGTATTAAGGTGTCGACTACTAAGGATGATATTGTTGTGGAGGGTATTGATAAGGAGACTGTTAGTCAGTTTGCTGCTGCCGTTGAGTTGGCTACTACGTTGAGGGGCGAGGAGAGGATTAGTCCGCATGGCCGTGAGGGCGGTCCGGGTGTTCTTGACGGTATCTACGTGTATGCCGTTGAACACATTAAATGA
- a CDS encoding DNA primase, translating to MSLEVLRCFNDYVNFIVKYPFSKEGLARFREITSERGIYINDLANSVMGRQLLQRAYEILSEAVLKGSITDDPDLGDDELLAHYVAVALAAHLDRSLWRRFADVESKRFSSKLALEDPDCITYVAREFGINTVRLRDLDIYDENLALTFDVGVRVWDYLRYMPRNDPYWKLVNRYLLKGWVLVTYKDLVRLIEEVVEKKVLEFIIKASENADETKQLVDALGGMRELMEYRTKSVSKFRVQVSGLTPPCMEAIINEIKSGGNPSHQARFAVAAYMLRRCHDLEGKPMEDCVEDVVNLFKSVTDFDEKVTRYQVEHIAGLRGGHKFYMPPSCQEMNSLGLCPTNLGCGVKNPLQYTVKAIRKFQSMQQAQG from the coding sequence GTGAGCCTTGAGGTGCTTAGGTGCTTTAATGATTACGTAAATTTTATCGTTAAGTACCCATTTAGTAAGGAGGGTCTTGCGAGGTTCAGGGAAATAACAAGCGAGAGGGGTATCTACATAAATGACTTGGCTAACTCAGTAATGGGTAGGCAACTACTGCAGAGGGCCTATGAGATACTCAGTGAGGCCGTGCTTAAGGGGTCAATAACTGACGACCCGGACCTGGGGGATGACGAGTTACTTGCCCACTACGTGGCGGTAGCCCTGGCGGCGCACCTCGATAGATCCCTATGGAGAAGATTCGCAGATGTTGAGAGTAAGAGGTTCTCCAGCAAGTTGGCGCTTGAGGACCCGGACTGCATAACGTATGTTGCTAGGGAATTCGGTATCAACACCGTGAGGTTGAGGGATCTCGATATTTATGACGAGAACCTGGCCCTAACCTTCGACGTCGGCGTCAGGGTTTGGGATTACTTAAGATATATGCCAAGGAATGACCCATACTGGAAACTCGTAAATAGATACCTACTCAAAGGTTGGGTTTTGGTTACGTATAAGGACCTGGTTAGGCTAATTGAGGAGGTGGTTGAGAAGAAGGTCCTTGAGTTCATAATTAAGGCGTCGGAGAATGCTGATGAGACGAAGCAATTAGTTGATGCGTTGGGCGGCATGAGGGAACTCATGGAGTATAGAACCAAGTCAGTGAGTAAGTTTAGGGTTCAAGTGAGTGGGTTAACGCCTCCCTGCATGGAGGCAATAATCAATGAAATAAAGTCTGGTGGTAACCCAAGTCACCAGGCCAGGTTTGCGGTGGCTGCCTACATGCTTAGGAGGTGCCATGACCTAGAGGGCAAGCCAATGGAGGACTGTGTCGAGGACGTGGTTAACCTATTCAAGTCCGTGACCGACTTCGATGAGAAAGTAACCAGGTATCAAGTGGAGCACATTGCAGGCCTTAGGGGCGGGCATAAGTTCTACATGCCTCCATCCTGCCAGGAAATGAACAGCCTAGGCCTATGCCCAACAAACCTGGGTTGTGGTGTTAAGAATCCACTACAGTACACGGTTAAGGCGATTAGGAAGTTCCAATCAATGCAGCAAGCGCAGGGTTAA
- a CDS encoding vWA domain-containing protein — translation MSESIDPAQVITKVLSRVYEYLQADSRVVRPGSVRSFEAAASDIMMRILLEGGVDYDKFKETVTRIGIENLYLSVETSNPDDKKRVLEEVFERAFEDVERKHGESEEEQTIQQVAGFNAGNEGESSEGENTEESNEGSTSNIGGGFGTEYSTEENQEFMASRTMITNVDEHSKDAKLDSIISTIYEILYGGVGTVNFLNLAQLINMFIDPYSNIVEKSKVLRKMEPYLRNYGLLPTDLRRSRDGEKMFEALRNVVRNAMSGMGQVKIVKFTDIDKYPTYVVSVREYKVGDNYFDVDLQRTAMNLSRKTMMHKVFTNKDIVVKEYANVKTIDIVLCLDVSGSMRELSNGMPKIEIAKDAVTQYIQFLSKANDRLAMVLFNFRADVLWGLHQVRRYWQQMNYMLKYVYAGGGTNLANALERSRDVLTRSRSNSKHVICVTDGRTVNSSMCIKEAVKLRRSGTTISTIAIGENSDDELLMRLSKIGGGLFIKISSIHDLGKALIMDKLHSI, via the coding sequence TTGAGCGAGAGCATTGACCCAGCGCAGGTGATAACCAAGGTCCTTAGTAGGGTTTATGAGTATTTACAGGCAGATTCAAGGGTTGTTAGGCCGGGTTCAGTGAGGAGTTTCGAGGCGGCGGCCAGCGATATAATGATGAGGATACTACTTGAGGGCGGTGTTGATTATGATAAGTTTAAGGAGACCGTCACCAGGATTGGCATTGAGAACCTATACTTATCAGTGGAAACTTCTAACCCTGACGATAAGAAGAGGGTCCTAGAGGAGGTCTTTGAGAGGGCCTTTGAGGATGTTGAGAGGAAGCATGGTGAGTCCGAGGAGGAACAAACAATACAACAAGTCGCTGGTTTTAATGCGGGTAATGAGGGCGAGTCCAGTGAGGGCGAGAATACTGAGGAGAGTAATGAGGGAAGCACCAGTAATATTGGTGGTGGTTTTGGCACGGAGTATAGCACGGAGGAAAACCAGGAGTTTATGGCCAGTAGGACAATGATTACCAACGTTGATGAGCATAGTAAGGATGCTAAGCTTGATTCGATAATATCCACGATATATGAAATATTGTATGGCGGTGTTGGTACTGTGAACTTTCTAAACCTTGCCCAGTTAATAAACATGTTCATAGATCCATACTCTAACATTGTGGAGAAGAGCAAGGTTTTGAGGAAAATGGAGCCCTACCTAAGGAATTACGGGCTTCTACCCACGGACCTCAGGAGAAGCAGGGATGGTGAGAAGATGTTCGAGGCCCTGAGGAATGTAGTTAGAAATGCCATGAGCGGTATGGGGCAGGTCAAGATTGTTAAGTTTACTGACATTGATAAGTACCCAACATACGTGGTTAGTGTCAGGGAGTATAAGGTTGGTGATAATTACTTCGACGTGGATCTCCAGAGGACCGCCATGAACCTAAGCAGGAAAACAATGATGCATAAGGTCTTCACGAACAAGGACATTGTGGTGAAGGAGTATGCTAACGTCAAGACAATAGACATTGTACTATGCCTCGATGTTTCAGGCAGCATGAGGGAACTCAGTAATGGTATGCCCAAGATAGAGATTGCCAAGGATGCCGTGACCCAATACATACAATTCCTCTCCAAAGCTAATGACAGGCTGGCAATGGTTCTCTTTAATTTCAGGGCTGATGTATTATGGGGACTGCACCAAGTTAGGAGGTATTGGCAGCAGATGAATTACATGCTTAAGTACGTATATGCTGGTGGCGGTACAAACCTGGCAAATGCCCTGGAGAGATCCAGGGACGTGCTAACCAGGTCAAGGAGTAATTCCAAGCACGTGATCTGCGTCACTGACGGCAGGACGGTGAACTCAAGTATGTGCATTAAGGAGGCCGTTAAACTTAGGAGGAGTGGCACGACAATATCCACCATAGCCATTGGTGAAAATAGTGATGACGAACTACTAATGAGGTTATCCAAGATAGGTGGTGGATTGTTTATTAAGATAAGTAGCATTCACGACCTAGGCAAGGCGCTAATAATGGACAAACTACATAGCATATGA